The proteins below come from a single Peptococcaceae bacterium genomic window:
- a CDS encoding transposase — protein sequence ALGYKQLMEVEAAFRTLKTTLDLRPVYHRKEERIKAHVLLCWLALLLVRLSEVETKQTWRTLRMTLEKMHLVEYESVDGRVWQRTETTEEQRGIFSALRIAEPPKIWHIAPLKAKKT from the coding sequence GCTTTGGGCTACAAGCAGCTTATGGAAGTCGAAGCCGCTTTCCGCACCCTGAAAACCACGTTAGACTTACGTCCTGTCTATCATCGTAAGGAAGAACGTATTAAAGCCCATGTTCTGCTTTGCTGGTTAGCCTTGTTGTTAGTTCGTCTTTCCGAAGTAGAAACGAAACAGACCTGGCGGACGCTGCGCATGACATTGGAAAAAATGCATCTGGTCGAGTACGAGTCGGTAGACGGACGGGTATGGCAAAGGACTGAAACGACCGAGGAACAAAGGGGTATCTTTTCAGCGCTAAGAATTGCTGAACCCCCGAAAATATGGCACATCGCCCCTCTGAAGGCTAAAAAAACGTAG
- a CDS encoding AraC family transcriptional regulator, protein MSAKGLADLKEEGFLINRNANIGWNMKKYHFHDFYEINYSLSDNVNFFVGDRIYPVQRGTLFVFNTMDLHRSVSSDGAVYERYVVYFNPEFVQDLCTPQTNLLDCFVNRGPGFSHCVRLSAEQSKTLLSLFDKAEKYYSAGLFGRDVYKKIVLAEILLYVNSLFRNPAFSYPAGDEKGFNRIVPVLQFIQTHLGEDLSLERLAGAFYISKYHLGALFKKATGFTVNEYIINRRVLKARELLKKGFPVQRAGEMVGFNNPSHFIRTFKKLVGLPPKQYVKKRGD, encoded by the coding sequence GTGAGCGCAAAAGGGCTGGCGGATTTAAAAGAGGAAGGTTTTTTGATCAACCGCAACGCGAATATCGGCTGGAACATGAAGAAATACCATTTTCACGACTTTTATGAAATCAACTATTCCCTGTCGGACAATGTCAATTTCTTTGTCGGGGATAGGATTTATCCCGTGCAAAGAGGTACCCTGTTTGTTTTCAATACTATGGACCTGCACAGAAGCGTTTCCTCCGACGGCGCTGTTTATGAAAGGTATGTCGTCTATTTTAATCCGGAATTCGTGCAGGACTTATGCACGCCGCAGACCAACCTCCTTGACTGTTTTGTCAACAGGGGGCCGGGGTTTTCTCACTGCGTAAGGCTTTCCGCGGAACAGTCAAAGACGCTGCTTTCTTTGTTCGATAAGGCGGAGAAATATTACTCCGCCGGCCTGTTCGGGCGCGATGTTTATAAAAAAATAGTCCTGGCGGAGATACTGCTTTATGTGAACTCGCTGTTTCGCAACCCGGCGTTTTCTTATCCCGCCGGCGACGAAAAAGGGTTTAACAGGATTGTTCCCGTGCTGCAGTTTATACAGACGCACCTGGGCGAGGACCTTTCCCTGGAACGCCTGGCGGGCGCCTTCTATATCAGCAAATACCACCTTGGAGCTCTCTTTAAGAAAGCCACGGGCTTCACGGTCAACGAGTACATCATTAACCGCAGGGTTTTGAAAGCCCGGGAGCTCTTGAAAAAAGGATTCCCTGTCCAGAGGGCCGGCGAGATGGTCGGGTTCAATAACCCATCGCATTTTATCCGCACGTTTAAGAAGCTGGTGGGCCTTCCACCCAAGCAGTACGTTAAAAAACGGGGCGATTGA
- a CDS encoding FAD-binding oxidoreductase — protein sequence MTEAIISLSGDKYSEYLRDESRSTGEAESISFPRSEQDIINILAAVREKGIKLTVQGARTGITGGAVPRGGHIMNLSLMNKVTGARFDKEKNIACLTVQPGLLLSQLRKMLPGLNFDTTGWTSESLAALEDLRKTGPWFFTPDPTETTASLGGMAACNASGARSFYYGATRNHIESLRILLPDGSSFSLKRGRDKASCSNFKILTEQGGVIEGMIPRYRMPGVKNAAGYFVKDGMDLVDLFIGSEGTLGIITEIEIRLVPAPRAMWGVTVFFPEEKSAVLFVRAVRGEPVACLEKPFPHKPVAIEYFNHKSLQLLRTQKERYAAFGQIQELRPEYHTAIYVEYHANSDEELFEIMKRLGRLIAACGGNEENTWVAYKPSDMEKLHFFRHAVPESVNMLIDQRRKKDPALTKLGTDMAVPDAALDRIVDMYNQDLEEKGLDSVMFGHIGNNHIHVNILPHSMDDYLEGKVLYLKWAREAVRLGGTVSAEHGIGKLKTSFLLEMYGEEGVRQMAALKSLFDPMGILNSGNLFEV from the coding sequence TTGACCGAGGCCATTATCAGTTTATCGGGTGACAAGTACAGCGAATACTTGAGGGACGAATCACGCAGCACCGGCGAAGCGGAGTCCATCTCCTTTCCCAGGTCCGAACAGGACATTATCAACATCCTGGCCGCCGTACGCGAAAAAGGTATAAAACTTACCGTCCAGGGAGCGCGTACAGGGATTACCGGCGGGGCGGTCCCGCGCGGCGGCCATATCATGAATCTCAGCCTGATGAACAAGGTTACCGGAGCCCGTTTTGATAAAGAAAAAAACATCGCCTGTCTTACAGTGCAGCCGGGCCTTCTCCTTTCGCAGCTCCGCAAAATGCTGCCGGGTCTGAATTTCGACACAACTGGGTGGACTTCCGAATCGCTTGCAGCGCTGGAAGACTTAAGAAAAACCGGACCGTGGTTTTTCACGCCCGATCCCACCGAAACCACCGCTTCCCTCGGGGGAATGGCGGCCTGCAACGCTTCCGGCGCCCGTTCGTTTTATTACGGCGCCACCAGGAACCATATCGAGTCTTTGCGTATCCTGCTCCCCGACGGATCTTCTTTCAGCCTGAAAAGGGGCCGTGATAAGGCTTCATGCAGTAATTTCAAGATCTTGACTGAGCAGGGCGGTGTGATTGAGGGTATGATTCCCCGCTACCGTATGCCCGGCGTGAAAAACGCCGCCGGCTATTTTGTCAAGGACGGCATGGACCTGGTCGACCTTTTTATCGGCTCGGAGGGGACCCTGGGTATAATCACGGAGATTGAGATCCGGCTCGTCCCTGCTCCACGGGCGATGTGGGGAGTCACCGTTTTCTTCCCGGAAGAAAAAAGCGCCGTTTTGTTTGTCAGGGCGGTGCGTGGAGAACCGGTCGCCTGCCTGGAAAAGCCCTTCCCGCACAAGCCGGTGGCCATCGAGTACTTCAACCATAAGTCTCTCCAGCTGTTAAGAACGCAAAAGGAGCGGTACGCCGCTTTCGGACAGATCCAGGAACTGCGGCCCGAATATCACACGGCAATATACGTCGAATACCACGCCAACAGTGATGAAGAGCTTTTTGAAATAATGAAGCGTCTCGGACGGCTTATCGCCGCCTGCGGGGGGAATGAAGAAAACACCTGGGTGGCGTACAAGCCGTCCGACATGGAAAAACTCCACTTCTTCAGGCATGCCGTCCCGGAAAGCGTCAACATGTTGATTGACCAGAGGCGAAAGAAGGACCCCGCCCTCACCAAGCTGGGTACGGATATGGCCGTGCCGGACGCCGCTCTGGATAGAATCGTCGATATGTACAACCAAGACCTCGAAGAAAAAGGGCTCGATTCCGTCATGTTCGGTCACATCGGCAATAACCACATCCATGTCAACATCCTTCCCCACAGCATGGACGATTACCTGGAGGGCAAAGTCCTTTACCTGAAGTGGGCCCGCGAAGCCGTCAGGCTGGGGGGAACCGTGTCCGCCGAGCACGGCATCGGCAAACTGAAAACGTCCTTCCTCCTGGAAATGTACGGCGAGGAGGGAGTCCGGCAGATGGCGGCCTTGAAAAGCCTTTTCGACCCTATGGGGATATTGAACAGCGGGAATCTTTTTGAAGTTTAA